AAGTTGCCATTTCTCCATGTCTTTTGTGCCAGGATCTCGCAAGGCTCTGCCTAGACATGCATACTGCCTGTTGTTTACGGATAACACATATTTTGCCGCTACGGTCGCATGATTGCAAATATTCGAATAATAAAGCTGCTTCCATGCAAGTATTAACACCATAGTTTTGGTATCAAGATGAATCTATTATACTGCTACTTATTACTGCTGAGCTGACGTATGAAGCTGGGCTGAATCGTGGTCCGCTTTAATCGGGGGCTAAATCCCGTGCCGGAATATAAAGCGGCAGTGATTCCTTTAGCGCGAACTTCAGTCTATGTCATCTTATCTCGGATGCCGAAAGAGGACAAGATGATACATTCATGATTGACAAACAGCATCGGCTAGACTATGATTCATCTCGTTACGCGTATTATGAACGCGATCGTCGAAATCCATCATCTGCGTTCGTATATCATCTCGGCGTTCCCCTCAGATTAATGTTGGGACAAACAGCCGTCGACTGGTGGTTCGCATCTTGACAGATCCTCCTGCACTGTGTATCGCCAACATCCTTCatcagaagaagaacaaaaatGGTAGGAGTTGGGGGGAGATCCAAAGCTTGCGATGAGTGCCGACGTCGACGGATAAAATGCGGTGAGTGCCGTGTCTTTCCTCAGTGCTTCTATTGAACTGTCCGTTGAGCCAGCTCCTGACTCTAGACACCAGATCTTACAACTCCACACTGTAAGCGGTGCCTCAAAGCAGGGCTGCAATGTGGCGGTTCTCGGGGCCTTAGTATTCTTCAATATGATGGACAGAGCGGACGTGCTGTTCCATCTAATCAGTCTTCTATTGCACAGGCAATAAGCAACATAGTTATGGGACAAGACGTTAGTTCATCTGGAGCTAGCCACTTGGATAACATGAATCCAACATCGCCTTGGAGTATATACAGACCTCAGATGCCCCACGAGGATATTTTTATTACCTACACGTTGTCTCAGCTTTTAGAAGATGGCGCTGATGTTTCGTCAATGCCTGGAAACAGCGGAGGGTTAGCTAAGCAGTGCTTGGTTGCTCTGTCGACAACGTACTTTGGCATTGCACATATGGAAAGGGAGATTTTGAGGCGTGGCATGTCCAAGTATGGAAAGTCGTTGAGGACTCTTAATCAGAGGCTAGGTGATCAGAGTGCGAGTCGTACGTTGGACGTGCTACAGTCCATCATGATCATGGCGCTGTTCGAGGTAAGAGCCGCCTCCCCATGAGGCGACTGCTATGCTGACAAAGGGAACAGTATCTCATTAGTGATCTCGAGGCTGGATGGTTACAACATTCACGAGGGCTTGAACGGCTTCTGGAGATTAGAGGACCTGAATCCATGGCATCGCTTCCTTGTTTGACCATATTAGAGAGCGTCCGCCCTTCCATCATCTTTTCGGCACTCTTGTTGCGCCAAAACAccattctttcatcttcgGACTGGAAAACTCTCCCATGGGTGAACCACGCAGGACGAAAAGACGCCATGCAGCGCTTGATCGATATTCTTGCCGACTGTCCGGAGCTTTTTGTGTTGCGAGAATCTCTTCCTGCTAAATCTGCCCAACTAGAGAGGCGTTCTACTCTGCATCATCTCGAGGACAAAGCTCACGCAATTCTGGACAATCTTCACGCTTGGAAACAAAGCCCAAGTATAAGTCCGTGGATGGAAGTACCCTCACCTTCATCAGCGCCGGAAATTATAGACTCGGAAGGACTGTCGACGCCGATCTGGCAAACGGTCTATCATTTTGAGTCCCTCTACCAGGCCAATATTATGAGTCTATATCATGGCGCGATTATTCTCGTATCAAGGCTTTGCCTTGGCATTCAACTAGAGTTAGATGAGGATAAGTGTGAAGAGATACGAGCCTCTATAAACATGGCGGGAATAGCAATATGCCGCAGCATGGATTACCATATGGAGCGAAGAGGAGATGACATTAGCAGCCTCTTTATACTATTCCCGCTGAGAATGGCTTTTGATGCTGTGGGCGTTGACAACGTGGAGATTGGATCATGGCTCAAGGCAATATTGCAACAAATCTATTCCGGTTCAGCGGGCAGATGGGCAACCGCACGATATTTGCTCGATATCCAACCTTTGTCAAACAACCCAACCCCAGCCTAGATGCTCTTGGTTACATCATCAGACTATCGACATAAAGAAACACTTGCTAGATATTCTCCACGACCACAAACTCCATTCTTCCGGCCTTCCGACCATCTTTGGATagcttcttgtcctcctttcttgaagctttggacatcttcttctcaacctcTTTATCCAGTTTTCTCTGTTCTCGCTCAATTTTTCGCATCTCTTTTGCTCGCCTCTCCTCTATCCTTGAAGCTTGTCTAGGACTTGCGTCAGCCAGTTTTTCGTCGGCCTTGCGCTGAATCTTCTGAATCTTCTCGTCCAGCTCGCGCTGCTCATCCTCCCAGCTTGAATCGGAGCTGTCGCCGCCGGAGTGTCCCTGTGACCTTCTGGCCATTTTCGAATCCTTTTCTCGAAGCTTTAGTAGCTCTTTGCGATTACTTTTCTCGGACCTTTTAATTTGAGACTCGACTTGCTTGGCGCTCATTCTGTCGATGATGTTGCGCTGTTCGGAAGGCGGAGGGACATCTAAAGACAATGGTGCTATGTTTGCGGCGATGGACTGCATTTGTCGGTCTCTGATGCTGATGCACTGTGATCTAAGATCCATTGGTCTGTATATGTCAGCATGAACAGGTGgttgctggaagaagagattacTAACGGTATTTCTGGTAAAAGTTGTCCAAGTCCAATCCTCGGAGCCAAATCATGACCTTTGCAAATGGATACCTTCAGTCCTCGAGGCCCGAAATAATCGCGATTAACGGCCTCCAAGAATCGCTGCGTCCGGATTCGGGTGACTGCAGCTGTACCTACACCTGCGGCCATGCCTATACCAAAACTGGCAGCTTGCGCCCAATGATGCGGACTGCAAACCAAGCTATTAGTCGAGATGAGATAACTTAGGTGAATCACCTGCTTACACGAATCCTATTGCTTGGCCTGCGACGTTCAAAGCTTGCAATGGAGCCGGCGGAGCTTCTGCCACGGCAAGATTGTCGATGAAGGCAACAAAGGTCTCAACGCTTATATCATGGCGATATAGATCGGGGCTGTATGCTCTCATGAAAGGAAACGGCGTTTGGAAGGGCCTAGCAATATCTACCCTTGGAATCACGACTGGTCTCTTCGCGGCGTTAGTAGTTTAAATAGAATGGTACAAGGAATAGGGTACAACTTACACTGAGGCGGAACATGCGCGCCTCTCTCGCGGGTGGTTGTCTTGGGATCCAACCGGTAACCTGCTCTAAGAAGAGCGCTTCCTCTTGGTCTGTTGGAGGCAAAGTTTGACTGACGGCCTGACTACCATATGGAGCACCAACTTGACCACCATATTGACTACCATATTGATGATATGCAGCATCTTGATAGCGAGGCGGGTCCATTTGACTCTGTTTTTGATCCATGGCAAAGAAATAAATTGATTAATGATGTCTATACACTGTATTCGTGCGGCGCGATTTGTATCAgttgagaagagcaagagatgGGTGTTTGTTTAAATAACTGTTGGTGTTATGCGAACACTTGCTGTATAGCCTCCTGCAACTCAAAAGAGTTCATTTCTCGACCCAGTTACAGTCTATTTCGTATAATTGATATAAGAAAatcttgtttttctcttcacaGCTTCTCCCTTTTCCCATCATTTGGCCGGATTTCCATTACCCGATTTGGCGCATTTCTCGAAGCTAAGGTGGCGCAGACATAAAGCGCCAGCCGGAGGATTGGAGACGCTGACTGACTATTCCCAGAAAGGATCATTTCTCGAAGTCTTAGCTTCTCTTTGCGTTCCCACTTATTACTTCATTAGGCTCAGTGTTCGAGGGATAGACTTGGTGTCTTTGGACATGAAATCCTCCAGGTCATATTCAAGAGTCAAGCGACGACGACTATGGTGGCTTGGATTTATCTCTTGAATGAGGTGCCGAAAGTCCCCCTGTCAGCCTAACCCCCTAGCTATATGACGAGAAATTACCTTATAATGAGGCCTCCGGCATAGCCAATATTTGCAATACTAAAGATGGAGGGTCCAACCATCGTATAAGCAAATAACAAATAATGCATCTCACATATCACAAAACGAGCAGCCGGTCTCATTGCAATATTGCTACTTAGATCACTTAATAACCCACGTCCAATTATATCCAAGCATTCATCCTCAACCTAGGCACCATGTTAATCCTCCTTCATAGCTCAAGCGCTATCAGCGAATCTACACCAATCTGTGCTTATCGCTCGTCGGATATTTATCCTTCGATCTAGTCAAAGCATCATTTCGTGTGTCCAATATTTTTGCAATGGTGATTTTAAAAACGCCTGTCGTGACAGCAAATAACGTGATTATCCGTATAAATGAGATCTGCATTGGAGCGCAGGCCTACATAGACCTGGAACTTGCATCGTATGCATATTTAAAATAACCGTCTTATTAAATTGCATTAATTTCTCAGAAACGGAGAGTATATCTCTAACAGGCGTCTGTGGGAGGTACTGATATCCCGGACCTCAGTCATATTCGAATACTAGGTTCCAAGGCCTATATATATTCCCAACGGACGATGGATCGCCGGTGAGAAGATGACCGTTCATTCGGAGGTTGGAATACTCGTTGGCTTCGAGGGAACGCGTATGTAGGCCTTGAAGCCCAGTATTCGAAAATGACCAAGGTCCGGGATATACCTATCACACACGCCTGTTAGAGATATACTCTCCGTTTCTGAAACAATTAATGTAGCTCAACAAGAATATTTTGAATATGCGTACGATGTAAGAGAAAATTAGAAAACTGAGGGATCGCCGAGCGATGTAGCCAAATAAATTCAATATTTAGAATCAAGCTTTATCTCCATAACATCAGGGCAACATTGACTGCTTAAATCTTGGAAGTCTAGACCATATCGCTGGTAACAGAGCATTGAAGCAAGACCGCGAATGAAGGTTCAATACCAAACTCAAACTACCCAAGTGAGAAAAAAGCGCAAAAAGGCCCGAACAACAAAGTTCAAACACAGTGTAACAAGCTTCAAGCCTTTGCATTATAATTCAATAGCTCTCTCGATTTAGGAAAGATTTTCTATTGAACTATAACAGGCCGTAGCAGTGCTTAAAATGGGCTGCAGATGTGCCTGAGCATATACATTGTAAAATAATGATGCTACTAagtcgaaaaaaaaaaaactatgCAGCCGCATCCTACTGACCGAGCGGCAGGTATGGTTTCTATTTGAAGACACAGGGTAGATATAGTTCATATGACGAGATTTCCTCTCCGCACTTAGAAATATCACCATTCGTATCATGTGTTTTATGATCACAgaattaataaaatagtGTCACATTATTGATGGATGTTTTCATCAATATTCCTAGTACGGAGGACTCATGGGGCCGAAGCTTTATGGATAACATCAACGTTAATTGTTTTTCTATATACCTTGGCCTCAATGTATACAGAAAGTAGATTGTTCTTCAGTGAATCTGCTCATTGCGAATTTGCCTGGAATGTGATCTGCAATAGTGACGTATGAGAAGCGATAGCATGATACTTGTGAAAGACATGGACAATTTCCACAGAGGCCGCAAGGCTGGTTCACAATGTACCCATATAGGTAGGGTGACAAGATATATGTTACCCATTTCTAGAGAAATAAGTTTGAGAAGCCACCTTGAATACGAGACACGCTAACCCTGATACCTTCCTTATTCATCGGTACTGAATGAAAGATCTACACGGCCCGAATTTGGCCTTATTCCCCCTTGGTGTCTCACTTTATTTCCGCCCAGTAAGATATTTGCCCCAGTAAAGAGTTGTAGGCTAATAAATCTCTATAGCCACGTAGAGGGTATACTTTCTACATTCTGAACACTATTTGATGAAAAGTATACAGATCCAGTAGATCATATATGGTGGAGCGCCAGTGATCGACAAACGTTCGCATATCTTCTCCGTAACTGTCTGACTTTGAAACGACCAACGCAAAACTCTTTGCTTGTATCGGAAGATTACTTGCACTCAAAGGTCCGCCACAACTCGATGAATGAAATCTCAGCCCGATGGCCACTGCCACCGCATGATTCACTCGGTTCCACATGATATTTCAAACGACATCACGATGGAATATTGACTCTATGAATCACGGAAAGAGGATGGGAAATGAGACTCAAAAGACTCAGGAAGATATGTGGAACGTTTCAGcatgaagatgccaagacAAGGAGAGTGAAAATCAATGTTTTGATGCTATGATAGGGTATTTTCCCCCTAAGATCACACTTCTCATGGCGAAATTATAAGACAGGGGAAAGTCTATTTTATGCTTAAAGTTTTCCCACATTTTCTTATCTAAGAACTTTTTATATCTAACAGCAACAATCAGTGTGGGCTACCTATCTCCAAAattttctgtctcttcaGATTCCTTGCATCTTCGTCAAAATGTCATCCAAGACCTCAAGCGTTACTGAGCGGGTATCCTCTGAGGAGAGCTCGCTCGATATCAAGTCTctggatgatgatatgaagaCTCCAATCTCTAGAGAGCAACCTCATGAGGTAGAAGCACAGCCTGTTTATTCCATTTATACCAAGCGGCAAAAATTCTTCATTGTTTTCATGTCTAGCCTAGGAGGATTCTTCTCGCCTTTATCAGCAAATACGTATTTACCCAGCATCCCAAGTTTATCAGAATATCTTGGAGTGTCTCCATCTTTGATGAATCTTACGGTCACTGCCTTTCTTATTTTTCAAGGACTGGCCCCATCATTCTACGGCGATCTTGCCGACATTGCTGGTAGACGGCCCGCATATTTGATATCATTCGTCATCTATATAGCTGCAAACATTGGCTTGGCCAGTCAATCCTCTTATCCATGGTTATTTGTTCTTAGATGTCTCCAGGTAAGAGAACAACGATGCTATTGGCCGGACCATATCATATATATCTAATATTTCAATAGAGCTCAGGATCAGGGGGCACATATGCGTTGAACAGTGGAGTTATTGCCGACATCTCAACCACGGCCGAACGCGGTAGATACATGAGTGCAGCACAAAGCGGGATCATGGTAAGGACACATAATGCTCCTTAGACAACCTCTCAAGTCACTAATCGATATTTCTTAGCTTGGCCCGGCAATTGGTAAGACTTTCATGATGCATAGCCATAAATTTGGTACTTTGGTTATTAACTGGAAGAAAGGACCTATATTGGGAGGTGTTCTTGCCCAGCATCTTGGCTGGAG
Above is a genomic segment from Trichoderma breve strain T069 chromosome 6, whole genome shotgun sequence containing:
- a CDS encoding fungal specific transcription factor domain-containing protein: MRSYNSTLPQMPHEDIFITYTLSQLLEDGADVSSMPGNSGGLAKQCLVALSTTYFGIAHMEREILRRGMSKYGKSLRTLNQRLGDQSASRTLDVLQSIMIMALFEYLISDLEAGWLQHSRGLERLLEIRGPESMASLPCLTILESVRPSIIFSALLLRQNTILSSSDWKTLPWVNHAGRKDAMQRLIDILADCPELFVLRESLPAKSAQLERRSTLHHLEDKAHAILDNLHAWKQSPSISPWMEVPSPSSAPEIIDSEGLSTPIWQTVYHFESLYQANIMSLYHGAIILVSRLCLGIQLELDEDKCEEIRASINMAGIAICRSMDYHMERRGDDISSLFILFPLRMAFDAVGVDNVEIGSWLKAILQQIYSGSAGRWATARYLLDIQPLSNNPTPA